TCAGAATGCATCCACAACTGTTGTAATGTTTTAGTGTTGCTATTCTAATGTTTTAGTGCTGTGCATGCTATGCACTGCTATCTTGATGGCACTGAATAACTCAAATATGATTGCTGTCTCTGACTCCTCTGCAGCAGATCTAGGACTCTTATGTTTGCTTGCAGTTCAGACttttaaacattattattttaatgtagcTACAAAGATAGACatttatggagaaaataaattagcTTTGCTGTGGTATCTACTGTCTGGGAGTTGCCCAGCCATGGGCAAAGGTGTTACCTAAATGCACCAAGATCAGAAGTTCAAAACTGTGTCTTTGTGAAGGGCTttgaaacactgtttttctttaatcctGAACAGAGTCAGATGGAGTTCAGCGTTGCATCTCTGTCCATACAAGAACAAAGTGGTGCCCAGTTGCAACATGAACAGAGGCAGCCCGTTAAAGCAGCACCTGGTGTCCAAGTCCCTAAATCTTCTCAGGCCAATAAGACCCCTGGCTCTGATGGGTTGATAGCAtccagaaaggaagaggagtcCTCTTTCTGGAAGATAAATGCAGAGCGCTCAAAGTTTGAAGGAGACAAGTCTGAGTTCCAGTCCCTGACCCCCAGCCAGATCAAGTCcatggagaaaggagagaaaccCCTTCCCTCTTTTTACAGACAAGAGTCTGCTCCAAAGGAGATGGCAAGAGCTGAGAAGCCCAGCATCACTAAACCGGAGAAGTCTGTTGCCCCCAGCCTACCTTCTGTGTCTCTCGAATGGGAGAAACCTCGACCCACTCAACTCCCTGCTAGTTCTCTAGATGACTTCTTTCTTCCTGACCCACCACAGGACCTGGCATCTTCTAGGACAAACAAAGAAGATACTGATGGTACTATACTTACAGATCCACAAATGCCTGGACAGGTAAGGACTGCTATATCCACTGTCTTTAGATTTAAAAACTGTATAGCACATTAAAATCTGACAAGGATGCTCTGGAAGATTAGGGATTCCGTAAAGCGTTAAGCCATAGCTAAGCTTGCTGCCTTTTTATCCTGCAAATTTAAAGAAGTCTATTTAACCAACATGTTAATTGCTATTGTTGGTTTCAATCAAGTGTTTTTTAATGTAGTAAAGTGCAAAGGATAAAGGCATCATTTAAATGTAATACCAGAAATGCTGACATGGCATCCAGTGGCTAACCGACAGCAAGCTACCTAAAGGTTTGGGGTAAAGAGCTTGCTATATCAAGTAAAagagttgtgttttttttttttttcttgaaacagcaaaacacttaatggaaaaaagaaggTTTTTAACTTGAAAAGTAGATAAACCAGAGTCTAGGATACTTTATTGGTACACACAGCATAATGGTGAATGGCGAAGTAGTTTCTCAGCTGTTTTAAGCGGTAGCCCAACAGCCATTTCCCAGTGCTTTGTCCCAGGCATCTGGGctgctttaaaatgtgttttctcttaaagtccaaaatggaaatggaatGAGCTTCCAGAATTAGCCTCCTCAATGTTGGgttctttctaaataaaaaaacgCCAAacaacccaacaacaaaaaataagcaGCTCAATAGCCAATTGAAGCTATTTAAAAAGCGCATGCTGATctgtgagaaaagaaagggaacaaCAGGATATGACAtggtgggggaaagaaaaggaagagatcTGAAGCCTAAAAACTGTGAAGTAGAGGAGTGGCTCTTCAAACAGAGCTGTGCAGTTCTGTTTGAAATCTGTAGCGTCACTCTGGCATAAGTCTGACATATTACTGTACACTTTAAGCATGTTGCATAGCTTTTTCCCTaccatatttttgtttaaattccaAACAAGATGATGTAAGGTCAGAAAGATGCAGGATGAGGTAGATACTTGCAAGAGAAGTAAGTGGCAGCACTTATGAGAGAACAATACTTAAGCCACTTCAGTATTTGGAACCCTAtgtttagtcttttttttctgaagctaaGACATAATGCTTGAGCTGTTTTGCTACAAATTGTGACCATGGTAGTCCTTTAATTTTAGTTAAAGGCTTTATCATGTTTTCCTacaaattaatgttttgttaCAGTTTTAATTCCTTTGTGAATGTTTCTAGCTAACTGAAATAGTTTGAAAagcctgatttttctctctgtggagAAACAATCCTCCCATGTCAAAATGTGAACAGAGCATCAGAGATGATAGTGTGATAGAATTTTcatcatttcctcttttctggaTTATCTTCCCTGTTCTGGGGAAGAGAGCCATGCTCTAGGAAGGGAATCCAGAGTCTTAGCCATGTCCCTTGAATAGTCTTCCTGAACACTAAAATCACCTTAAATGTCATGCCTAAAAGTGCAGCACTGCAGGAGTGAGCATGGTCTTGATAGCATAGTAAATAACTTGTCAACAAAGTTTAAACTGTACAGTTTTCTGGAAACAACTGGCTGTCAATGCAACAGGCAATCTGTTGAATTAGTGATGCTTACATTCTGTGTCTGTTTCATTCTCTGCAATTCCCACTCTAGtctaaaaattaatctttatgAATTTttccatgaggaaaaaaaaaaataacattttgccTGCAGACCACtgcaagaattttatttttatctggaaTTGCTTTTTTGGACACTGTGAGTATTTTTCCATGTCTAGCACTTTCTGGTGTAGGTTCTCGGGTATCCTAGAGCAAGGTGAAGAACTTGAGATACTGGCAGACaacattttaaactttcttGTATAGATAGGCAGTCCAGTACTGAGTTTGTAATACCATAATTAACAACCAcatcttatttctttattttccttgcagACTAGTACAAGCAATGTTATCTTGAAGACTGGCTTTGATTTTCTAGACAACTGGTAAAAGATACTTCAAAATAGATCAAACCAATTTTGGGGAAGGAGTGGAATATCTTTCTCCTTGTATGTTAATTTACTAGCATTTGTGTCTTTTTCTAGAAGTAACTTTCAAACTCTTAAATGTTGCCTTTGTATAAACTTTTGTAATACCATATgcgtttttgtttttttaaacagtgataGAAGTGTGGTTtcatttggatatttttttaatatctgttaaAACTTTTAGTAGCTACTGTATTGAGAGGATGGGAGAAGTTACAATACacatgttaaagaaaaacaaatgagagTCTCCCTATCCTAGAAATGGAACCTGCAGGACCAGATTGCTGTTTTCAATCGAAACCTTGCTAGCATAGCTTGTAAGAAGTAGCGTTGCACATGCAATGGTTCCAAATAAGCAAATAAGTCCAAACTTCAGATAACTAGCaaaaacagtatgaaaaataaGCATACAGAAGAATTGCattgatttctgtatttcatttagTTTGAAAGTAACTTTTGTACCACttatttgaaaacacttttctttcaaagaggCCAAAGGCATTGCCAAAATGATGGATCCAAAGAAGCACTGTGTTTGTACCCTACAAATCTGCTGAAGTACAATAAGGGTGTTAGTTAGAAAAATGACCTGGGGAAATGACAGGTGTTTCTGGTCTTTGGATTAAAGACTTGGGGGTGGGTGGAGGGGAATGGGACAACACCTAATGAATGGGAGAAACTGTCTTCAGGGAACACAAGCCTAATTATTTTACTGCCTCCTTACTAGAGCATAACTCTTCATAATAGTAGTGCTGGAAGTACAGCACTGGGAATTGCTGGAGTGTAGATTACCTTTGTGTCAGGAAACCACTATGTTTAGGGGAGGTCATAGCGGTATAaggcttctttgttttttaagcagCTTATCGTCTCAAGGACTCATCAACTTTGgtgctttttcctccttgtgGGTACATTCTCTTCAGCATTCAACATCTGGGTTACATTTGTTCCCGAGGTGCAGAGAGGCATCTCAAGGTGGCCCTCAGCAGACTTGCCTCCAGTTGTGCTTTCGAATGATCTTTGTTTGGTGTTGAAAATGTAGAGAACAAGACTAGCTGTCGTTTGAATTTGTcgtttctgaaatgcagcatgATTTACACACTGACTCTCACTGTGTTTACCTCACCTTGAAGCCTTAATTCCCCCTACGCACAACCAGTGACTGGTCTGCTCCAATGCCAAAGGTTTGACCTTTCCCTTTACCTCAGCAATAGTCCCATAGCATTTGTTTGGGGTAGAAGGCAAAACACAGGGCTCTAATGGGTCTAATGGGTCCCAGCCAAGGCTGTAAGAAGGCCACCATCTCCTAGACCATAACTGTGCTAGGCTTCTCATGGATTAGCACTTTTGGTTCAGTGCCAGGGGCAGTTAAATGTGCAGAATTGGATGCTGCAGGATTGTCTTCTGCCTGTTACAGGAAGAATTTATGATGTCCTAGAAGAATCCTTGTCTCTAATTGGTGTGCTGCTTGCTCTGAACAAGCAGAGGATGCTGATAGAGCATTAAAACCTACTTGTTGATCAAGGAAAATTCTGTAAGCTACCCACCCCcgactgcaaaaaaaaaaaaaaaaaaagaaaagaaccacCAAGCCCAAAACCTCCAGTTTTTCTAGTGTTTTCTTAAAGGGTTTCTTAGCTTAATGGGAAGATTGCCACAGAGTATAAGTCATTGCGTAGCTTTATTTGTAGACTTCTGAAAGCTTCTTTACGTGCTTCCTGAGATGTACAAACTCCTGTAATTTGTGGATACTCTGCATTCAGCAGTTCAGAAAATACTTGTTGTTTCTACCAGCCTGGACtttactgctgtttttttcttagaagaCCTTTTTTAGCATTTGCTACAAGCATCCAGCATTAATACAGCTTAGAACAACTTTAGCACAAATTCTTTAGGTGTATAATTAGTATTGACTTgcactttcttttcaaagctgaCAAATGTTAACCCTGGGGCTTACAGTTATCAGTGAATCtaattttctgctgctgaaaagttATAAATCCAACATGAAGTTGCTCATTCTAATCTTACTTTGATATGGGGAGATCTGAAAGCAAAGTCTTCTGCTGTTGAGGAGTGTTATTTTAAACCTCTGGTAAATACCTTAAAGCTTCTTAGGGAAGAACCTGGGTTGCCTGTCTCTTCCATCGGCTAACTCGACCCTAATACACATTGGGACCAGCTGGTAGAACATGCTGCAGAACTTTTTACTTATCCTGGTAggtttttcctgtgctttgacAAGAGTCGATGctccttctttctttaatatgtttttattaaacattcttacaaaaaaaaattgtacttgGTCACATTTTATATTAACAATGTTTTAATAAAGTCACTTTAAATAGAACATTCAAGGcttttgtgctgttttgtgTATTGTCCTTTATACTCTGCTTTCCTTAGTGCCATTGGAGTTATTTGAGGCATCTTGAATCTGCCTGAGAGCCAGCCAAGAAATTATCTGGTCTAGAATTTAGAAACTGAAGTTTTCAgattgggaggaaaaaaaaaaatcaatacactGTAGCTGTTTATCAAGCTTTTAAGTGAGACTGTTTGGGGAAGTATCTTTGCTTTATCATTTTATCTGATAGCTGGGAACAGGGTGAGATTTGGGACTTTTTATAAAGACTAAAATCTATTTGTACTTCACTGTAATAGGCCTAAACCTCCCCCATCCAAAGCAGTATCCGGATCAATATTGCAGGAGGAATTTGAAAactatgttgtggtttaaccccagccggcaactgaACACCATGCAGATGCTCACTCGCTTACCTCAAGCAgcatgggagagagaatcagaagagtaaaagtgcaaaaactcgtgggttgagataaagacagtttaataggtaaagcaaaagccgcacacacAAGCAgtgcaaaataaggaattaattaaCTACTTCCTGTCAGCAGGCTTGCTGTACTGGGTGCAAATGACCAGAACTGGCAATGACAAACTTTCAGGTAGTTTTCCTGTCAGTTGATGGTTATATATGGGTTTAAGGAAGATGCTAGCAGAGACTACTGGGTAGtctcattttctgccttttatctTATGCAGCAAGTTCTCAAAGTGTAAGAGAATCAAAAGTGCAGCTACATggtagtttttcttctgtgtggcCACATCCACTTCTtccagaaatgtattttgaaaaaaacttaATTTGGTTTATATTTGAGCTGAATTTCTACCAACAACTAAAAAGGCATTTGAAGAAGAATTTGGAGAGACTCGACAGCCACTTAAGAGGTGGTATTCCAACTATATTTAGGATCTAGCCTACACATAGTTTGCTTCAGTCTTGTTTAAGCTGTCTTAACTTTTGAAAGTCCTCTTTAATAAAGGCAAATCCACAGTATATGGGCGCTGTCTTAGCATGTAGAGTCAGCAGGTCTCATGACTGAGTGAAGACTTGTAAAGGCAGAGTAGAAAACATGCTGCGGCTGCCTGGTGAAGAATAGTGATCAATTTATTTACTGGTGACTTCAGGCATAGTTGCTGAGGTTCAGACAGCACAGAAGTGTCTTTGAGGTCAGGGCTCTGGGTGCTGCCGCAGCACCCACCAGGCAGCATCCTGTTGATTACTCGGCAACAGCAACCCCCAAAGAGCTCCCAAGTCACGTCTCTGGGATACAAACCCAACTTTGTAGGCATTAGTCACAGACAGGCC
This genomic interval from Pelecanus crispus isolate bPelCri1 chromosome 3, bPelCri1.pri, whole genome shotgun sequence contains the following:
- the C3H1orf198 gene encoding uncharacterized protein C1orf198 homolog, whose protein sequence is MASMAAAIAASRTAVMNGNRPLDERERKRFSYFSSLSPMARKIMAEKERIRERYGPEWERLPPRQQDEIIDKCLVEPHVQARYAAHRGAARPAAPPASYPSLRLNTGQKVVRFGDEDITWQDEHSAPFSWETKSQMEFSVASLSIQEQSGAQLQHEQRQPVKAAPGVQVPKSSQANKTPGSDGLIASRKEEESSFWKINAERSKFEGDKSEFQSLTPSQIKSMEKGEKPLPSFYRQESAPKEMARAEKPSITKPEKSVAPSLPSVSLEWEKPRPTQLPASSLDDFFLPDPPQDLASSRTNKEDTDGTILTDPQMPGQTSTSNVILKTGFDFLDNW